Proteins from one Leptospira wolffii serovar Khorat str. Khorat-H2 genomic window:
- the map gene encoding type I methionyl aminopeptidase, producing MIYIKNKSEIEKMRAAGKLAAALLDYISGYIKPGVSTLVINDLCEEFTKKKGGKSAPLGYKGFPKSVCTSINDVVCHGIPKATDVLKDGDIVNVDVTPIVDGYHGDSSRTFIVGGKTSPEVERLVKDAERAMWVGIEQVKPGNRVSDIANAIDDYLTPKGYGIVRDLMGHGIGRGFHEEPQIPHYRSNRKLAKLEPGMTFTIEPMVNLGTWEVIFSKKDGWTVNTKDGKWSAQFEHTILVTEKGYEILTLPE from the coding sequence TTGATCTACATCAAGAACAAATCTGAAATCGAGAAAATGAGGGCGGCGGGCAAACTAGCCGCCGCACTTCTGGACTATATATCCGGCTATATCAAGCCGGGTGTTAGTACTCTCGTTATCAACGATCTCTGCGAAGAATTCACAAAAAAAAAAGGCGGTAAGTCTGCGCCTTTAGGATACAAGGGATTTCCAAAATCCGTTTGTACCTCCATTAACGACGTTGTCTGTCACGGTATTCCCAAAGCGACCGATGTGTTGAAAGACGGGGATATCGTAAATGTGGATGTAACTCCCATTGTGGACGGCTACCACGGAGATAGTTCCCGTACTTTCATAGTAGGCGGAAAGACTTCTCCCGAAGTGGAACGACTCGTAAAAGACGCCGAAAGGGCCATGTGGGTCGGGATCGAACAAGTAAAACCAGGCAATCGAGTCAGCGATATCGCGAATGCGATCGACGATTATCTGACTCCTAAAGGATACGGAATCGTTCGAGATCTCATGGGTCACGGTATCGGAAGGGGCTTCCATGAGGAACCTCAGATTCCCCATTATCGCTCCAATCGTAAACTGGCAAAACTCGAGCCAGGAATGACTTTCACGATAGAACCCATGGTGAATCTGGGAACCTGGGAAGTGATCTTCTCCAAAAAAGACGGATGGACCGTAAATACTAAAGACGGCAAATGGTCCGCTCAATTCGAACATACGATACTCGTTACAGAAAAAGGCTATGAAATTTTAACCCTACCGGAGTAA
- a CDS encoding LIC_11502 family protein, whose protein sequence is MIFSMKEGEEDFLQPFSGVPGGIPLQELLTAAKEAGLDLPQERSRPLGRILLAGILGALRGFSERGLSPFLPLHKPIFKEICDDLREAYSFLALEENEKMVLQEAAEFGTKKVYHLEWKLYSSQELF, encoded by the coding sequence ATGATTTTCAGTATGAAGGAAGGAGAAGAGGATTTCCTACAACCATTTTCGGGAGTTCCAGGAGGAATTCCATTGCAGGAACTCTTAACCGCTGCGAAGGAAGCAGGATTGGATCTCCCCCAGGAAAGGAGTCGCCCTTTGGGTAGGATACTTCTTGCAGGGATCTTAGGCGCTCTGAGGGGATTTTCCGAGAGAGGACTCTCTCCTTTTCTTCCCTTGCACAAACCGATCTTCAAGGAGATCTGCGACGATCTACGAGAAGCCTATTCCTTTCTGGCTCTGGAAGAGAATGAAAAGATGGTATTGCAAGAAGCGGCAGAGTTCGGTACCAAGAAAGTTTACCATTTAGAATGGAAACTCTATTCTTCTCAGGAACTCTTTTAA
- a CDS encoding STAS domain-containing protein, translating into MAKLTIQNKQGIVRFENQLIDGYEKVFDEISEQASKAHIQNLTLDLTPTKKITSSGVAKLLTLRNLLDHFGVKLEVINLQPNLLDVLRKFKVDAMLRIRT; encoded by the coding sequence ATGGCCAAATTAACGATACAGAATAAACAAGGAATCGTCCGCTTCGAGAATCAATTGATCGACGGGTATGAGAAAGTTTTTGACGAAATTTCGGAACAAGCTTCCAAAGCACATATCCAAAATCTGACTCTGGATCTGACTCCTACTAAAAAAATCACTTCCAGTGGGGTTGCGAAACTACTCACTCTTCGGAATCTTTTGGATCATTTCGGAGTGAAATTGGAAGTCATCAATCTGCAGCCTAATCTTCTGGACGTGCTCCGAAAATTCAAAGTGGACGCCATGCTCCGAATCAGAACCTAA
- a CDS encoding DUF350 domain-containing protein has protein sequence MDFVWKYISVLGKDFAFFGLGFLVFFIGKKVKDWTEPRKLDHELVRSDNGALALSLSGHYLGIIILFITVVSHPGEEGQFLNDLIQVFSFSILGVLLLLISQKINDGLILGGIDAQEEIYEKKNLAVASVLFGGTIASSFFIAAALNGDIGAKVFPGGLNLGVSPILEKTIIGCILSVIFFAVGQIGMILFAYYYKLWIPYRLRNELESKQNLAAGTAFAGALLAIGILLTRALFREFESLLQTGILLLLDLGLAFLLIPVLHFFADWVVLPGSTLKEEIERDQNFGAGLLEAVVLVSFSAIIFFAV, from the coding sequence ATGGATTTCGTTTGGAAATATATTTCTGTCCTAGGAAAGGATTTCGCCTTTTTCGGTTTAGGCTTCCTCGTTTTCTTCATCGGCAAGAAGGTAAAGGATTGGACGGAACCCCGTAAATTGGATCATGAATTGGTCCGTTCCGATAACGGAGCCCTGGCCTTATCCCTTTCGGGGCATTATTTAGGGATCATCATTCTTTTCATCACGGTAGTCTCTCATCCGGGAGAAGAAGGACAGTTTCTGAACGATCTTATCCAAGTGTTTTCCTTCTCCATATTAGGAGTCCTTCTACTTTTGATTTCTCAGAAAATCAACGACGGTTTGATTTTAGGTGGGATAGACGCCCAGGAAGAAATTTACGAAAAAAAGAATCTAGCCGTCGCATCGGTTCTGTTCGGAGGAACCATCGCTAGTTCCTTTTTTATCGCCGCCGCGTTGAACGGAGATATAGGCGCCAAAGTTTTCCCCGGGGGTTTGAATTTGGGCGTATCGCCTATCCTTGAGAAGACGATCATAGGTTGCATTTTATCCGTGATTTTTTTCGCGGTGGGGCAGATAGGTATGATTCTTTTCGCTTATTATTATAAGCTTTGGATTCCCTATCGATTGAGAAACGAATTGGAATCCAAACAAAATCTGGCGGCGGGCACCGCTTTTGCCGGAGCTCTACTTGCGATCGGCATACTATTGACCCGCGCCCTATTTAGAGAATTCGAGTCCTTACTTCAAACCGGAATTCTGCTTTTACTCGATCTAGGTCTTGCGTTCCTATTGATTCCCGTTTTGCATTTCTTTGCGGACTGGGTGGTTCTTCCCGGTTCGACTCTGAAAGAGGAAATCGAAAGAGACCAAAATTTCGGAGCGGGTTTGCTGGAGGCTGTGGTGTTAGTCTCTTTTTCAGCGATCATTTTCTTTGCGGTATAG
- a CDS encoding ABC transporter ATP-binding protein has translation MGSLRAENLSKIYSGKIALSPTNFEIPKNRITGLLGRNGAGKTTVLRILTGFLKPDSGNVFWNGLPLENDPIEFKKNLGYLPESAPIYPDMTVYETLDFLGKARGLEGENLRRRRKEVLEICDLRSDLHTLAGVLSRGTRQRLALAGALIHDPEIIVLDEPSSGLDPLQVSQFRSTIRNLAKDKILLFSSHILSEVEELCEHVLVLHNGNLIADRPVSDWKGKDAVLLRARTDIRTLERKFTGTDLKISLASESDSDREFRLESESMKPEEIFEILRSGSFSIIEYKIARKSLESAFQDWTGNP, from the coding sequence GTGGGTTCCCTAAGAGCGGAAAATCTTTCTAAAATCTATTCGGGAAAGATCGCTCTCTCTCCAACCAACTTCGAAATTCCTAAAAATAGAATCACGGGTCTATTAGGTAGAAACGGCGCGGGAAAAACCACCGTACTTAGAATTCTTACCGGTTTTTTAAAACCGGATTCCGGAAACGTCTTCTGGAACGGGCTCCCTTTAGAAAACGATCCGATAGAATTCAAAAAGAATCTAGGATATCTTCCGGAATCGGCGCCTATCTATCCTGATATGACTGTCTACGAGACATTGGATTTCCTAGGCAAGGCCCGGGGCCTTGAGGGAGAGAATTTAAGAAGAAGAAGAAAGGAAGTCCTAGAAATCTGCGATCTACGCTCGGATCTGCATACCTTAGCGGGAGTTTTGTCCAGAGGAACCAGGCAAAGACTCGCACTCGCAGGCGCACTCATCCATGATCCGGAGATAATTGTGCTGGACGAACCCAGTTCCGGCCTGGATCCCCTGCAGGTATCCCAATTTAGATCCACAATTCGTAATTTAGCGAAAGATAAAATTCTTTTATTTTCCTCTCATATTCTATCCGAAGTGGAGGAACTCTGCGAACACGTTCTCGTTTTACATAATGGAAATCTGATAGCCGATCGTCCTGTTTCCGACTGGAAAGGAAAGGATGCGGTGCTTTTACGAGCCAGAACGGATATACGGACTCTGGAACGAAAGTTTACCGGAACCGATCTCAAAATTTCACTCGCTTCAGAATCCGATTCGGATCGGGAATTCAGATTGGAATCCGAATCCATGAAACCGGAAGAAATCTTCGAAATACTGAGATCCGGTTCCTTTTCGATCATAGAGTATAAAATCGCAAGGAAGAGTTTAGAATCCGCCTTCCAAGATTGGACGGGAAATCCATGA
- a CDS encoding class I SAM-dependent DNA methyltransferase yields the protein MDRNTRNQGNKSRNISPIAQKKPYTAFAGIYDRVMSRAPYREWADMILESYHLSAPENPPKRILDLGCGTCKIWKYLPPNAELWGLDSSYEMLQIADLSHIRGKRVQGDLLKLPSLPGKFDLIFSVHDTLNYLLESEEIFRVFSSVRSLLSEKGVFFFDVSTERNFQKNFQGKVLKETHADTKLVWRNEYDPKTRILRTSLEFSDKNSSVQEEHLHRAYPLDLWKSLLTSSGLKILALGSDYESWEYSPKANYWNFACVPS from the coding sequence ATGGATAGGAATACCCGCAACCAGGGGAATAAATCAAGAAATATTTCTCCAATCGCCCAAAAAAAGCCTTATACGGCATTTGCGGGCATTTATGACAGAGTGATGAGTCGGGCTCCTTACCGAGAATGGGCAGATATGATCCTCGAATCCTATCATCTTTCGGCCCCCGAAAATCCGCCCAAAAGGATCCTGGACCTAGGCTGCGGCACCTGTAAAATCTGGAAATACCTTCCCCCTAACGCGGAACTTTGGGGATTGGACTCCTCTTACGAAATGCTTCAAATCGCCGATTTGAGCCATATTAGAGGAAAACGAGTGCAAGGAGATCTTTTGAAACTACCCTCTCTGCCGGGCAAATTCGATCTTATATTTTCCGTTCACGATACCTTGAATTATCTCTTAGAAAGCGAGGAGATATTTAGGGTGTTTTCCTCCGTTCGCTCCTTATTGAGCGAAAAAGGAGTCTTTTTCTTCGATGTAAGCACAGAGAGAAATTTCCAAAAAAATTTCCAAGGCAAGGTCCTCAAAGAGACCCACGCGGACACGAAGCTTGTCTGGAGAAACGAATACGATCCCAAAACCAGGATCCTCCGTACCTCTTTGGAGTTTTCGGATAAGAATTCTTCCGTCCAGGAGGAGCATTTGCACAGGGCGTATCCTCTGGATCTTTGGAAGTCTCTTTTGACATCTTCCGGTCTGAAGATTCTCGCCCTAGGATCCGATTATGAAAGCTGGGAGTATTCTCCCAAAGCGAATTACTGGAATTTCGCCTGCGTTCCTTCTTAA
- a CDS encoding ABC transporter permease: MIPFLFRFYGNIRTVFQKEWEAYFNTQIGYIFAAAYLLLSSFLFFYGLGEESFWQKKIASMDDYFLWTPLLFTAFLPTLTMRLWSEEKKSGTLEILVTLPFLKSEIVLGKFLAAWAYLGFVLILTLPIPFSVWAFGDLDLGIVFAGYTGCYLLGGAYISLGTFLSLFGKDQIGSYILSLLVCLFLFLLGTQPVLKFFGGGSFSFAGFLSLSSHFESFRMGILDGKDIFYYISFILANLYANIFLLERRYR, encoded by the coding sequence ATGATCCCTTTTTTATTTAGATTCTACGGAAATATCCGAACCGTTTTCCAAAAAGAATGGGAAGCGTATTTCAATACCCAGATCGGATATATATTCGCGGCGGCGTATTTACTCTTATCCTCTTTCCTATTCTTTTACGGCTTAGGAGAAGAATCCTTCTGGCAGAAAAAAATCGCGAGTATGGACGATTACTTCCTCTGGACTCCCCTGCTTTTCACAGCATTTCTTCCCACGCTTACCATGAGGCTTTGGTCCGAGGAAAAAAAATCTGGGACACTGGAGATACTAGTCACTCTTCCCTTTTTAAAATCGGAAATCGTTTTAGGAAAATTCCTAGCCGCTTGGGCCTACCTCGGTTTCGTTTTAATTCTCACTCTTCCGATTCCTTTTTCCGTCTGGGCCTTCGGAGACTTGGATTTAGGAATCGTATTTGCGGGTTATACCGGCTGTTATCTTTTAGGGGGGGCTTATATCAGCCTAGGAACCTTTCTATCGCTCTTCGGCAAGGACCAAATCGGTTCTTATATACTTTCCTTATTAGTCTGCTTATTTCTTTTTCTTTTGGGAACCCAACCCGTTTTGAAATTTTTCGGCGGAGGTTCCTTTTCCTTTGCCGGATTTCTTTCCCTCTCCTCGCATTTCGAATCTTTTAGAATGGGGATCCTGGACGGAAAAGATATATTCTATTATATCAGCTTTATCCTAGCGAATCTGTATGCGAATATCTTTCTTTTGGAGCGCAGATACAGATGA
- a CDS encoding SpiroCoCo family coiled-coil protein, whose translation MGLELFIPFLASVGITILLRRMDKSNYKLSQIKRYTGKLQEELQEIALEKIQSVKDSGIELEITLKQTRKLAEDVKGLNEESRQLLDTIRSNRDFLSAITLDLKEVVHLSSDIRQESQSIQEGLGKLELGKREVQAIGSKIQELRSEAEILLDAFQEKLNFRSDDILQSLASKIVELEGLLEAKSDRVEAGLEELGEAYRQKLEGQTKTILNDTVGKVDQAREEVKSLLESMQAKEEDMDAQTDRIQTAFLTVSEKLDRLDLRVEEKAELADRKLEETFQRNESSLRQKYDQILEQVVHSKEAFLNGVKIEIEAIRKEIEGMSLETLTRRDEILNETRRQAEGINDSINIFQEKYLEAENKLLKQADSRKSELTRQIDSFEDEFNRISAGLRNEAEDLRKEILVGLKEFHSSLETSRSEEERKSRNRIEQIRLGLEEELSALHASHSERFRAEWDGIRENVKIFDVQVSTRMKEMDSYVKDIREALEATAGEILGETESKVGEIGASIDEEFRKMDRRLEHFARSWEDEVVSQKNHTMEAIRGLEERLSQIHFKGAEYLEEFAKTYAEQKDKIEEFVTKYKANFRKDGEEVREELLVRYKEMKVDGQNLVESIKEEYSSVGERFENLLRKNEKILEMQADRIRTTTESQLDKAADQAKAVLEKLKESGQEFFERQEEKIDRLNGTIDSKINKQLSNLLDKGQVQLGQLEERIAKHLVDVKRNLEDALSSGLEESEGQMQRFQTQVKALLKETEASSEEFLRTGREEFQTAQKEYRMLQMDLRKDLEEIREAKKSLFAELEEEAEELRNSVDQISERMEDAEKRSTLFLEVRELIQKSEDFVSEVRNALEEAEHTDKIYENVDQNLNRIRGLQDQLESRIEAVEKREEEILAVQEKADLLREEFQKMMEESAQWNDTHRKLVEAGERAFEMENRFLDLEERLGRVSTVGEELRHLSEESELHKETSGRVGQKIREMEKEISILEAREKEVAETLRKTDERLESLAGRKEEILSVEAKFDKIEDLMSELGERHKQISTLQQRLDDMKDGALAVKEELEGLLTEADDTFEKLSAFMDAVQSTVSKPELSKAGKSSEKNPLVARKRATVLNLFHNFHWSAETIAEKLGLETSLVQTIIQSETVKKG comes from the coding sequence ATGGGCCTAGAACTCTTTATACCTTTTTTGGCCAGTGTAGGCATAACTATCCTCCTTCGCAGGATGGACAAGTCGAATTATAAACTCAGTCAAATCAAACGATACACCGGCAAACTCCAGGAAGAATTGCAGGAGATTGCTCTAGAAAAGATCCAGTCCGTTAAGGATTCCGGAATCGAATTGGAAATCACTCTCAAGCAGACCCGAAAACTCGCAGAAGACGTAAAGGGTCTGAACGAAGAATCCAGGCAGCTCTTGGATACGATTCGATCCAATCGGGATTTCTTAAGTGCAATCACTCTGGATTTAAAGGAAGTAGTACATCTTTCTTCCGATATCCGCCAAGAGTCCCAGTCCATCCAAGAAGGTTTGGGCAAATTGGAATTGGGGAAAAGGGAAGTCCAAGCCATCGGTTCTAAAATCCAGGAGCTTCGTTCCGAGGCGGAAATTCTATTGGATGCATTCCAGGAGAAATTGAATTTCCGGTCCGATGATATACTACAATCCCTCGCATCTAAAATCGTAGAATTGGAAGGCCTTTTAGAAGCCAAGTCCGATCGTGTGGAAGCCGGTTTGGAAGAATTGGGAGAAGCATATCGCCAGAAATTAGAGGGCCAGACCAAAACGATCCTGAACGACACCGTCGGAAAAGTGGACCAAGCCAGAGAAGAAGTGAAGTCGCTTCTGGAATCCATGCAGGCTAAAGAAGAGGATATGGACGCTCAGACGGATCGTATCCAGACCGCATTCCTTACGGTTTCCGAAAAATTGGATCGATTGGATCTAAGGGTAGAAGAGAAAGCGGAACTTGCGGATCGTAAATTGGAAGAAACCTTCCAGAGAAACGAATCTTCTCTGAGACAAAAATACGATCAAATATTGGAACAAGTCGTTCATTCTAAAGAAGCGTTTCTGAACGGTGTCAAGATCGAGATCGAAGCTATTCGCAAAGAGATAGAAGGGATGAGTTTGGAGACCCTGACTCGCAGGGACGAAATCCTAAACGAAACTCGCAGACAAGCGGAAGGAATCAACGATTCCATTAATATCTTCCAAGAGAAATATTTGGAAGCGGAGAATAAGCTACTCAAGCAGGCCGATTCTAGAAAATCCGAACTCACACGCCAGATCGATTCTTTCGAAGACGAGTTCAATCGTATTAGCGCGGGGCTACGTAACGAAGCCGAGGATCTGCGAAAAGAAATCCTGGTGGGTTTAAAAGAATTCCATTCTTCTCTGGAAACTTCTCGTTCCGAAGAAGAAAGAAAATCCAGAAATCGGATCGAGCAAATCCGCCTAGGATTAGAGGAAGAGCTTTCCGCTCTGCACGCTTCTCATTCCGAGAGATTCCGTGCCGAATGGGACGGTATCCGAGAAAACGTAAAAATATTCGATGTGCAGGTTTCCACTCGCATGAAGGAAATGGATTCCTATGTGAAGGATATCCGGGAAGCCTTGGAAGCGACGGCGGGAGAGATTTTGGGAGAAACGGAATCCAAGGTCGGTGAGATCGGCGCAAGCATAGACGAGGAATTCCGTAAAATGGATCGCCGTCTGGAGCATTTCGCTCGCTCCTGGGAAGACGAAGTCGTTTCCCAGAAAAATCATACGATGGAAGCTATCCGCGGTTTGGAAGAAAGACTCTCCCAAATCCATTTCAAAGGCGCGGAGTATCTGGAAGAATTCGCCAAGACTTATGCGGAACAGAAGGATAAGATTGAGGAATTCGTAACCAAATATAAGGCCAATTTCCGTAAAGACGGGGAAGAGGTTCGAGAAGAACTTCTGGTACGCTATAAGGAAATGAAAGTGGACGGCCAGAATTTAGTGGAGTCCATCAAAGAAGAATATTCCTCCGTAGGCGAGAGATTCGAGAACCTTCTACGTAAAAACGAGAAAATTCTGGAAATGCAAGCGGATAGAATCCGTACCACCACAGAGTCCCAATTGGACAAGGCTGCGGATCAGGCCAAAGCAGTATTAGAAAAATTGAAAGAATCCGGTCAGGAATTCTTCGAAAGGCAGGAAGAGAAAATCGACCGCCTGAATGGCACCATCGATTCCAAGATCAACAAGCAATTGTCCAATCTTCTGGACAAAGGACAGGTACAACTCGGCCAGTTGGAAGAGCGTATTGCCAAGCATTTGGTGGACGTGAAGCGCAATCTGGAAGATGCGCTTTCCTCCGGTTTGGAAGAAAGCGAAGGCCAGATGCAAAGATTCCAGACCCAGGTCAAAGCGTTGCTGAAGGAAACGGAAGCTTCTTCCGAAGAGTTCCTAAGAACGGGAAGAGAAGAATTCCAAACCGCTCAAAAAGAATACCGTATGCTCCAAATGGATCTCCGCAAGGATTTAGAAGAAATCCGAGAGGCCAAGAAGTCCCTTTTTGCGGAATTGGAAGAAGAGGCGGAAGAACTCAGAAATTCCGTGGACCAAATTTCCGAAAGAATGGAAGACGCGGAAAAACGTTCCACATTATTCCTGGAAGTCAGAGAACTTATCCAAAAATCCGAGGACTTCGTATCCGAAGTTCGCAACGCTTTGGAAGAAGCGGAGCATACAGACAAGATCTACGAGAATGTGGATCAGAATTTGAATCGTATACGCGGCTTGCAGGACCAACTCGAATCCAGGATCGAGGCGGTAGAAAAGAGAGAAGAGGAAATTCTCGCTGTGCAAGAAAAAGCGGATCTTCTCCGGGAAGAATTCCAGAAGATGATGGAGGAGTCCGCTCAATGGAACGACACCCATCGCAAGTTAGTAGAGGCCGGAGAGAGGGCCTTCGAAATGGAGAACCGCTTCCTGGATCTGGAAGAACGTTTGGGAAGAGTCTCGACCGTAGGTGAAGAACTTCGTCACCTAAGCGAAGAGTCGGAATTGCATAAGGAAACTTCCGGTCGTGTCGGCCAGAAAATCCGTGAGATGGAAAAGGAAATCTCCATCTTGGAAGCCAGAGAGAAAGAAGTCGCGGAGACTCTTAGAAAAACCGACGAGCGTCTGGAGTCCTTGGCTGGAAGGAAAGAAGAGATTCTCTCCGTGGAAGCTAAGTTCGATAAGATCGAGGATCTGATGAGCGAGCTGGGAGAAAGGCATAAGCAGATCAGCACCCTCCAGCAAAGACTGGACGATATGAAAGACGGTGCCTTAGCCGTTAAGGAAGAGTTGGAAGGTTTGTTAACCGAAGCAGACGATACGTTCGAGAAGCTTTCCGCCTTTATGGATGCGGTTCAATCCACTGTTTCCAAGCCGGAACTTTCCAAAGCCGGGAAGTCTTCCGAGAAGAATCCTTTAGTCGCTAGAAAGAGAGCGACCGTACTTAATTTATTTCATAACTTCCATTGGTCTGCAGAGACCATTGCGGAGAAATTAGGACTAGAGACTTCGTTAGTCCAAACGATTATTCAGAGTGAGACGGTGAAAAAGGGATGA
- a CDS encoding GldG family protein: MRELFAPLFEISNKPWFIFANGILLLLLLNGIVSTGRCRADLSRSGRFGLTKSSQKVFSDLDSVLYIDAYYSSRIPSEYSSRLEISKGLLQEMAAIGGEKVALRFHHPDESPEAARKAQEAGIEPQILERSSRDSASVKQVYLGISLTLGNRNEALSLAFLPEQIEYQVLSSVRKMSRGDRDSGIAVLRTSGSLTLSESSPPKDRAGIFIRQVLSSEYGPVLEIDLEKDPIPSEVDLVFWIGAGSLSDTATLKLDRFLLDGGNLIVLAESMQFQMESSGSGFGLLAGEMGAGLAQRNPNASDMIRILEHYGIRIHSDIVLDPDESLPMGAVIELEPGILGRYPYPPWIVTSRKTESLNSSSPYTKDQENLLLPWTSSLEILSEKQKNVKYEVLAKSGTEAESRAEPISLGEKQLQSVPIRANGGPFSLAVIGEGRFRSYFSDPQIRSQKGTLLDTPESKTSRLLVIGTPYLVSDLLAYPDFRDILRNSNIPFFLNMIDLMRGEDDLVLARTKDSAILNLKDLPFGLETGISLFNVFVIPLLLGLYGFRRLRSRSLSQ, translated from the coding sequence ATGAGGGAATTATTCGCTCCTCTATTCGAAATTTCGAATAAACCTTGGTTTATCTTCGCGAACGGAATCCTATTACTCCTGCTTTTAAACGGGATCGTTTCCACGGGTCGCTGTCGTGCGGACCTTTCCCGTTCGGGAAGATTCGGCCTTACCAAAAGCTCCCAAAAGGTCTTCTCGGATCTGGATTCCGTTCTTTATATAGATGCCTATTATTCTTCCCGTATACCCAGCGAATATTCTTCCCGATTGGAAATCTCTAAGGGCCTTTTACAAGAGATGGCGGCTATCGGTGGAGAAAAAGTCGCGCTCAGATTCCACCATCCGGACGAGTCGCCTGAGGCGGCAAGAAAAGCGCAGGAAGCGGGAATAGAACCCCAAATCCTGGAGAGAAGTTCCAGGGACTCGGCATCCGTCAAACAGGTGTATTTAGGAATCTCTCTTACATTAGGAAATCGGAATGAAGCACTTTCCTTGGCCTTCCTGCCGGAACAGATAGAATACCAAGTGTTAAGTTCCGTTCGAAAAATGTCCCGTGGAGACAGGGACTCCGGAATCGCCGTGCTTAGAACCTCCGGAAGTTTGACTCTTTCCGAATCCTCTCCTCCTAAAGACAGAGCAGGGATCTTCATTCGTCAGGTATTATCCTCCGAATACGGTCCCGTCTTGGAAATCGATTTAGAAAAGGATCCGATTCCGAGCGAGGTGGATCTGGTCTTTTGGATCGGAGCGGGTTCTCTCTCCGATACCGCTACGCTAAAACTGGACCGATTCCTTTTGGACGGCGGAAATCTGATCGTTCTCGCCGAATCCATGCAGTTCCAAATGGAATCTTCCGGATCCGGATTCGGGCTTTTAGCGGGGGAAATGGGCGCGGGTCTAGCCCAAAGGAATCCGAACGCATCGGATATGATTCGTATTTTAGAACATTATGGAATACGGATCCATTCGGATATCGTGTTGGATCCGGACGAGTCCCTTCCCATGGGGGCCGTTATAGAGCTGGAACCTGGGATCCTGGGAAGATATCCGTATCCTCCTTGGATCGTTACTTCCCGAAAGACGGAAAGCTTAAACTCCTCGAGCCCTTATACGAAGGACCAGGAAAATCTATTGCTTCCTTGGACTTCCAGCCTGGAAATCCTTTCCGAAAAACAGAAAAACGTCAAATATGAAGTTTTGGCAAAAAGCGGAACCGAGGCCGAATCCAGAGCGGAACCGATCTCTTTGGGGGAAAAGCAACTGCAATCCGTTCCGATTCGAGCGAACGGAGGTCCATTTTCTCTTGCGGTGATCGGCGAAGGAAGATTTCGTTCCTATTTTTCAGATCCGCAAATACGTTCTCAAAAAGGGACTCTACTCGACACTCCGGAATCCAAAACCAGCAGATTACTGGTAATCGGTACTCCTTATCTAGTCTCGGATCTTCTGGCTTATCCCGATTTTAGGGATATTCTTCGCAATTCGAATATTCCATTTTTCTTGAATATGATCGACCTGATGAGGGGCGAGGACGATTTGGTACTTGCCAGAACGAAAGATTCCGCAATCCTAAATCTGAAGGATCTGCCTTTCGGACTGGAGACCGGAATCTCCCTTTTCAACGTATTTGTAATACCGCTTTTACTCGGTCTATACGGATTTAGGAGACTGAGGTCCAGGAGCCTATCCCAATGA